A single Cupriavidus sp. D39 DNA region contains:
- the ltrA gene encoding group II intron reverse transcriptase/maturase, which yields MSIPKALRQKPARAGREGVAGGEAGREPACDEAGGPRRGPEDTGSALLAAALTRENLKQAFRRVRRNKGAAGVDGLDIDQTARYLVSAWPEIRQQLLKGTYRPSPVRRVTIPKPDGGGERELGIPTVTDRLIQQALLQVLQPMLDPTFSEHSYGFRPGRRAHDAVLAAQSYVQSGRRVVVDVDLEKFFDRVNHDILIDRLQKRIGDAGVIRLIRAYLNSGLMDGGVVLQRYEGTPQGGPLSPLLANVLLDEVDKALERRGHCFVRYADDANVYVRSRRAGERVMALLRRLYGSLRLKVNEAKSAVASAFGRKFLGYSFWVAAGGVVKRKVAVKPLLTFKQRIRELTRRSGGRSLQAVVDRVRPYVLGWKAYFRLAQTPQVWRELDKWMRHRLRAIQLKHWRRGRVIYRELRALGATADAARQAAASSRCWWRNSGDTLNRVLTIAYFDQLGMPRLT from the coding sequence ATGTCGATACCGAAGGCATTGCGTCAGAAGCCCGCGCGAGCGGGGCGGGAGGGAGTAGCGGGCGGTGAAGCCGGCCGTGAACCCGCCTGCGACGAAGCCGGCGGTCCGCGGCGGGGACCGGAGGACACGGGGTCGGCGCTGCTGGCAGCGGCGCTGACGCGAGAGAACCTGAAGCAGGCGTTCAGGCGGGTCCGCCGCAACAAAGGCGCCGCTGGCGTGGATGGTCTGGATATTGATCAGACCGCCCGCTATCTGGTGTCGGCGTGGCCGGAGATCCGCCAGCAACTGCTCAAGGGGACGTACCGGCCCAGTCCGGTACGGCGGGTAACGATTCCGAAGCCGGACGGAGGAGGCGAGCGCGAGCTCGGTATTCCGACGGTGACGGACCGGCTGATCCAGCAGGCGCTGTTGCAGGTGCTGCAGCCGATGCTGGACCCCACCTTCAGCGAGCACAGCTACGGCTTCCGGCCTGGGCGGCGTGCGCACGATGCGGTGTTAGCCGCGCAGTCGTACGTGCAGTCGGGGCGGCGAGTGGTGGTGGACGTGGATCTGGAGAAGTTCTTTGACCGGGTCAACCACGACATCCTGATTGACCGTCTACAGAAGCGCATCGGGGACGCCGGGGTCATCCGGCTGATCCGGGCGTATCTGAACAGCGGGCTGATGGATGGCGGGGTAGTGCTGCAGCGGTACGAGGGCACGCCGCAAGGCGGGCCGCTGTCACCGCTGCTGGCTAACGTACTGCTCGATGAGGTGGACAAGGCGTTGGAGCGTCGAGGTCATTGCTTCGTGCGCTATGCCGATGATGCGAACGTGTACGTGCGCAGTCGGCGGGCGGGCGAGCGAGTGATGGCGCTATTGCGGCGCTTGTACGGCAGCCTGCGCCTGAAGGTCAACGAGGCAAAGAGCGCGGTGGCGAGCGCGTTTGGCCGCAAGTTCCTCGGCTACAGCTTCTGGGTGGCCGCAGGGGGAGTGGTCAAGCGCAAAGTGGCAGTTAAGCCGCTGCTGACGTTCAAGCAACGCATCCGCGAACTGACTCGCCGCTCAGGCGGGCGGAGTCTGCAGGCAGTCGTGGATCGGGTGAGGCCATATGTTCTGGGATGGAAGGCCTACTTCCGGCTGGCGCAAACGCCCCAGGTCTGGCGCGAGCTGGACAAGTGGATGCGCCACCGGCTGAGGGCCATCCAGCTCAAGCACTGGCGCCGTGGTCGGGTCATTTACCGAGAGTTGCGTGCGCTGGGTGCTACAGCGGATGCCGCCAGGCAAGCAGCGGCGAGTAGCCGGTGCTGGTGGCGCAACAGCGGCGACACGCTGAACCGGGTCCTGACCATCGCCTACTTCGATCAGTTGGGCATGCCCCGTCTCACTTAA
- a CDS encoding beta-propeller fold lactonase family protein: MANKKVEAHMAAMGSSRKRGVAMLALCVGLGGTVSLRAATAYVTSESGGVAVIDLDRLEVTRMLDPGGKGPRGLALTADGKYLLTANKATGDLSVIDTRDGQVIKRLPIGQNPEFVRVSGGQAFVTYEPGERAGTAGAPKPSKAGDDAPAPAEIAVIDLAQWRIARAIPSGLETEGIEFSPDGRQLLVTNEGDDTISVYARASGQRIRLLNAPQGSRPRGIKVSPDGRRYIVTLESSNSFLVLDAADYRVLQTVPTRTGPYGVAFDRAGKRLFIAASRADTLQVFDANNYENIANIDIGKRCWHFSFTPDDARLLIACGRSNAVLVVDAQTYQPVRRLDGIALNWGIVTYPKSAGTLDAP; the protein is encoded by the coding sequence GTGGCAAACAAGAAAGTGGAGGCACACATGGCGGCAATGGGGAGTTCGCGCAAGCGTGGCGTCGCGATGCTGGCCTTGTGCGTGGGGCTGGGGGGCACGGTGAGCTTGCGCGCCGCCACCGCCTACGTGACAAGCGAGAGCGGCGGCGTTGCGGTGATCGACCTCGACCGGCTTGAGGTCACACGCATGCTCGATCCCGGTGGCAAGGGCCCGCGTGGCCTCGCGCTCACCGCGGATGGCAAATACCTGCTGACCGCCAACAAGGCCACCGGCGATCTCTCCGTGATCGACACGCGCGACGGGCAAGTGATCAAGCGCCTGCCCATCGGGCAGAATCCCGAGTTCGTGCGGGTCTCCGGCGGCCAGGCCTTTGTCACCTATGAACCCGGCGAGCGCGCAGGGACGGCGGGCGCGCCGAAGCCCTCCAAGGCTGGCGACGACGCGCCGGCCCCGGCGGAGATCGCAGTGATCGACCTCGCGCAGTGGCGCATCGCCCGCGCCATTCCCAGCGGGCTGGAAACCGAAGGCATCGAATTCTCGCCCGACGGCCGCCAGCTGCTGGTCACCAATGAAGGCGACGATACGATCTCGGTCTACGCGCGCGCGAGCGGGCAGCGGATCAGGCTGCTGAACGCGCCGCAGGGCTCGCGGCCACGCGGCATCAAGGTGAGCCCGGACGGACGGCGCTACATCGTCACGCTGGAATCGAGCAATAGCTTCCTGGTGCTCGATGCCGCGGACTACCGCGTGCTGCAAACCGTGCCGACCCGCACCGGGCCGTATGGCGTCGCATTCGACCGGGCTGGCAAGCGTCTGTTCATCGCCGCATCGCGTGCGGACACGCTGCAGGTGTTCGATGCAAACAACTATGAAAACATCGCCAACATCGACATCGGCAAGCGCTGCTGGCACTTCAGCTTTACGCCCGACGATGCGCGGTTGCTGATTGCGTGCGGCCGCTCCAATGCAGTGTTGGTGGTCGATGCGCAGACCTACCAGCCGGTGCGCCGGCTGGATGGCATCGCGCTGAACTGGGGCATCGTCACGTACCCGAAGAGCGCGGGCACGCTCGATGCGCCATGA
- a CDS encoding NADPH-dependent F420 reductase: MPFAEPVEPIASIDRRRRLLTGSVSLALLAMWLGISPSRLRAQASRDGAPMPIGVIGSGRIGGTVGGLWVKAGHPVLFSSRHPDELKPLVEKLGPLARAGTVAEALAFSNVILLAVPYKALPELSAEYGKAFAGKVVVDATNAVRARDGAVAEEAMRKGIGITTAKYLRGARIVRAFNFMGATNFANMNHRAEGLIAVPIAADDPKALRIGEQLVRDAGFEPVVVGRLATADSFAPGGPLFHQIGSADAMRARIAELGGKTGAAGAASK, from the coding sequence ATGCCGTTTGCTGAGCCCGTCGAACCCATCGCATCCATCGACCGGCGCCGCCGCTTGCTCACCGGCAGCGTTAGCCTCGCCTTGCTGGCGATGTGGCTGGGGATCTCGCCCTCGCGCTTGCGCGCGCAGGCTAGCCGGGATGGCGCGCCCATGCCCATTGGCGTGATCGGCTCGGGCCGCATCGGCGGCACGGTGGGTGGCCTGTGGGTGAAGGCTGGGCACCCCGTGCTGTTCTCCTCGCGCCACCCGGATGAGCTCAAGCCGCTGGTCGAGAAGCTCGGCCCGCTTGCCCGCGCGGGCACGGTGGCCGAGGCGCTGGCCTTTTCCAATGTGATTCTTCTCGCCGTCCCTTACAAGGCCTTGCCCGAGCTCTCGGCGGAGTACGGCAAGGCCTTTGCCGGCAAGGTGGTGGTGGATGCGACCAATGCCGTGCGCGCGCGCGATGGCGCTGTAGCCGAAGAGGCGATGCGCAAAGGCATCGGCATCACCACCGCAAAGTACCTGCGTGGCGCGCGCATCGTGCGTGCCTTCAATTTCATGGGCGCAACCAACTTCGCGAACATGAACCACCGGGCCGAGGGCCTGATCGCGGTGCCGATCGCCGCCGACGATCCAAAGGCGCTGCGCATTGGCGAGCAGCTGGTGCGCGATGCCGGCTTCGAGCCGGTGGTGGTTGGCCGGCTGGCCACGGCCGACAGCTTTGCCCCGGGCGGCCCGCTGTTCCACCAGATCGGCTCGGCCGACGCCATGCGTGCGCGCATCGCGGAGCTAGGCGGGAAGACGGGGGCGGCAGGCGCTGCATCCAAATAA
- a CDS encoding IS256 family transposase, which translates to MPRKPKAIPRDLPTIPKELIDQFVKGPMTAEAVQDAAMAFKKALIERAMGAELGHHLGYPAGAERPEDATNQRNGSSAKTVLTDTGPLRLAIPRDRDGSFAPILIPKHDRRFTGFDDKIIAMYARGMTVREIQAFLVEQYGTEVSPAFISSVTDAVMEEVTAWQARPLEVMYPVVFFDALRVKMREDGVVRSKAVYLALGVLPDGTRDILGLWIETTEGAKFWMKVFNDLKTRGTQDILIAVTDGLKGMEQALNAVFPSTTLQTCVVHLIRGSLDYASWKDRRVVAAALKPVYTAATVEAAEAALLAFEQSDWGKRYPPIAASWHRAWDRVIPFFAFPPAIRKIIYTTNAIESINAQLRKIIKTRGHFPSDEAATKLLWLALRNITGKWGSATHDWKAAMNQFAILYEDRFTQPHR; encoded by the coding sequence ATGCCACGCAAACCAAAGGCCATACCCAGGGACCTTCCGACCATCCCTAAGGAGCTGATCGATCAGTTCGTTAAAGGTCCGATGACTGCTGAGGCGGTGCAAGACGCCGCCATGGCGTTCAAGAAGGCCCTGATCGAGCGGGCGATGGGCGCGGAGCTGGGCCATCACCTGGGCTACCCGGCGGGTGCCGAGCGCCCCGAGGATGCAACCAACCAGCGCAATGGCTCCAGCGCCAAGACCGTGCTTACGGACACGGGACCCTTGCGGCTGGCGATCCCGCGCGACCGCGACGGCAGCTTCGCGCCCATCCTGATTCCCAAGCACGACCGGCGTTTTACTGGCTTTGACGACAAGATCATCGCCATGTATGCGCGCGGCATGACGGTACGCGAGATCCAGGCGTTCCTGGTCGAGCAGTATGGCACTGAGGTGTCGCCCGCGTTCATCAGCTCGGTAACGGATGCGGTCATGGAGGAAGTCACCGCCTGGCAGGCCCGTCCATTGGAGGTCATGTACCCGGTCGTGTTCTTCGACGCGCTGCGGGTCAAGATGCGCGAGGATGGCGTCGTGCGCAGCAAGGCGGTCTATCTGGCGCTGGGCGTGCTGCCCGATGGCACGCGTGACATCCTGGGCCTGTGGATCGAGACCACCGAAGGGGCAAAGTTCTGGATGAAGGTGTTCAACGACCTGAAGACGCGAGGCACCCAAGACATCCTGATCGCGGTGACCGACGGCTTGAAGGGCATGGAGCAGGCCCTGAACGCGGTGTTCCCGAGCACGACACTGCAGACTTGTGTCGTGCATCTGATACGCGGCAGCCTGGACTACGCGAGCTGGAAGGACCGCCGTGTGGTGGCGGCCGCGCTCAAGCCTGTCTACACGGCTGCCACGGTTGAGGCCGCCGAGGCGGCGCTGTTGGCCTTCGAGCAAAGCGACTGGGGCAAGCGCTACCCACCGATTGCAGCCTCCTGGCATCGCGCCTGGGACCGGGTGATTCCATTCTTTGCGTTCCCGCCGGCCATCCGCAAGATCATCTACACCACGAATGCCATCGAGAGCATCAACGCGCAACTGCGTAAGATTATCAAGACCCGCGGGCACTTCCCGAGCGATGAAGCGGCCACCAAACTGCTGTGGCTAGCCTTGCGCAACATCACCGGCAAGTGGGGCAGCGCCACGCACGACTGGAAAGCCGCCATGAACCAGTTCGCGATCCTCTACGAGGATCGCTTCACACAACCCCATCGCTGA
- a CDS encoding TonB-dependent receptor has protein sequence MALALPCPRRSRLAPAAQRTAAGCALVALMALVALAVSVPAGVAAQTPETAPPADEVHNLREVTVVAPAPLPSFSIPREAFPGNVQTATDADMEHAKSGNLSSFLGETMDSVVINDVQGNPFQKDILYRGYRLSSTLGAAQGITLYLDGVRQNAALGDVVDWTAIPEAAISTITLVPGSNPLYGLNALGGALALTTKSGETHPGVEADLSLGSHGRARLDVSAGNVLGDGWHAFVAGTGFREDGWRQGSGSSLGNLFAKLGRSTTDTQWSVSVLGSGSSLSGNGLLPDSIYGSQRNAIYTAPDITRTRSLQVTLNGTHQFNAEDQLALTAYARLGHAKASTGDVSNDYLDTLLGCRGNAGNAGCEPGAAPASAVLNTATVNTHDYGLSGQWSHTGDVHNAVLGAAFALSRATYRQDTQPASFNDDRVAVADPGATPTTNASLDGRTSTVSLYASDTIKLLPHSYLTASARWNTSSTHTVLSLPNASDERFTFSKLNPSLGISHPLLSGLTVFASASQGTRMPTAIELGCADPANACQLPTGLQADPYLRQVVSRTVEFGGRWKANDATDLTLAMYRSDNRDDILFQRSPVSPLGYFTNFPKTRSQGLELGLRQRLGRVMLRASYSYLQSTYQADGQIQTPFAAPVNVRPGTRMAGVPLHSFKLSGDWRATESVTLGGSMVVSSSRPVAGVEDGALSAQDPRLARTAGFVLFNLRASWQVDARWQLYARVDNVLDRRYETYGQAGLNVFPGGTLLRPGAAVPVERFVAPGAPRLFLVGVRYEWGGR, from the coding sequence ATGGCCCTCGCCCTCCCCTGTCCGCGCCGCTCAAGGCTCGCGCCCGCCGCGCAGCGTACGGCGGCCGGCTGTGCGCTGGTGGCGCTGATGGCACTGGTAGCGCTGGCAGTGAGCGTACCGGCGGGCGTGGCCGCCCAGACGCCGGAGACAGCGCCGCCGGCCGACGAGGTCCACAACCTGCGCGAAGTCACCGTGGTCGCACCCGCGCCGCTGCCTTCATTCTCGATCCCGCGCGAGGCGTTTCCCGGCAATGTGCAAACCGCGACGGACGCCGACATGGAGCACGCCAAGTCCGGCAACCTGTCCTCGTTCCTCGGCGAAACCATGGACAGCGTGGTGATCAACGACGTGCAGGGCAACCCATTCCAGAAGGACATCCTCTATCGCGGCTACCGCCTGTCCTCCACCCTGGGCGCGGCGCAGGGCATCACGCTCTACCTGGACGGCGTACGCCAGAATGCCGCGCTGGGCGATGTGGTCGACTGGACGGCAATCCCCGAGGCTGCGATCAGCACCATCACGCTGGTGCCCGGCAGCAATCCGCTCTACGGCCTCAACGCGCTTGGCGGCGCGCTGGCGCTGACCACCAAGTCCGGCGAGACGCATCCCGGCGTGGAGGCTGACCTGAGCCTCGGCAGCCACGGCCGCGCGCGGCTCGATGTAAGCGCGGGCAACGTGCTCGGCGATGGCTGGCACGCCTTCGTGGCGGGCACGGGCTTTCGCGAGGACGGCTGGCGCCAGGGCTCCGGCAGCAGCCTGGGCAACCTGTTCGCCAAGCTCGGCCGCTCCACCACCGATACGCAATGGAGCGTGAGCGTGCTGGGCAGCGGCAGCAGCCTGTCCGGCAACGGCCTGCTGCCGGACAGTATTTACGGCAGCCAGCGCAACGCCATCTACACCGCGCCGGACATTACCCGCACGCGCTCGCTGCAGGTCACGCTGAACGGCACGCACCAGTTCAACGCCGAGGACCAGCTCGCGCTGACGGCTTACGCTCGCCTGGGGCACGCAAAGGCCAGCACCGGCGATGTCAGCAACGACTACCTCGACACCTTGCTCGGCTGCCGGGGCAATGCTGGCAACGCCGGTTGCGAGCCAGGCGCCGCGCCGGCCAGCGCGGTGCTCAATACCGCGACCGTCAACACGCATGACTACGGGCTGTCCGGGCAGTGGTCGCATACGGGCGACGTCCACAACGCGGTACTGGGCGCGGCCTTTGCGCTGAGCCGCGCGACGTATCGCCAGGACACGCAGCCCGCCAGCTTCAACGACGATCGCGTGGCGGTGGCGGACCCCGGCGCCACGCCCACCACCAATGCCTCGCTCGATGGCCGCACCAGCACCGTCAGCCTGTATGCCTCCGATACCATCAAGCTGCTGCCGCACAGCTACCTCACCGCGAGCGCGCGCTGGAACACCTCGAGCACGCACACCGTGCTGAGCTTGCCGAACGCGTCCGACGAACGCTTCACGTTCTCGAAGCTCAATCCTTCGCTCGGCATCTCGCACCCGTTGCTAAGCGGCCTCACGGTCTTTGCCTCGGCCTCGCAAGGCACGCGCATGCCGACCGCGATCGAGCTGGGCTGCGCGGATCCGGCCAACGCCTGCCAGCTGCCCACCGGCCTGCAGGCGGACCCGTACCTGCGCCAGGTGGTGTCGCGCACGGTGGAGTTCGGCGGGCGCTGGAAGGCTAACGATGCCACCGACCTCACGCTGGCGATGTACCGCAGCGACAACCGCGACGACATCCTGTTCCAGCGCTCGCCGGTCAGCCCGCTCGGCTACTTCACCAACTTCCCCAAGACCCGCAGCCAGGGGCTAGAGCTCGGACTGCGCCAGCGGCTGGGCCGGGTGATGCTGCGCGCGAGCTACAGCTACCTGCAATCCACCTACCAGGCGGACGGCCAGATCCAGACGCCGTTCGCGGCGCCCGTCAACGTGCGCCCCGGCACGCGCATGGCGGGCGTGCCGCTGCATAGCTTCAAGCTGAGCGGAGACTGGCGCGCAACCGAGTCGGTCACGCTCGGCGGCTCCATGGTGGTATCGTCGTCGCGCCCGGTGGCCGGCGTTGAGGACGGCGCGCTGAGCGCACAGGATCCGCGCCTGGCGCGCACCGCCGGCTTCGTGCTGTTCAACCTGCGGGCGAGCTGGCAGGTCGATGCGCGCTGGCAGCTCTATGCGCGCGTCGACAATGTGCTGGACCGCCGTTATGAAACCTATGGGCAGGCAGGCCTCAACGTGTTTCCCGGCGGCACGCTGCTGCGGCCCGGCGCGGCGGTGCCGGTCGAGCGCTTCGTCGCGCCCGGCGCGCCGCGGCTCTTCCTGGTGGGCGTGCGCTATGAATGGGGTGGGCGCTAG
- a CDS encoding ankyrin repeat domain-containing protein codes for MNGRTGWRAGLAAALLCGMGVLCLPAKADDDISLNARLLAAARAGDTAAVRASLQQGAAVNARNRIGDTPLLTAAKRGLTDMARTLVEHGADVSQANVQGVTPLMAAAFGGFEEIVAMLLARHAELAATDRVDKTAMIYAAGEGHAGVVRQLLDAGVDVNTLYANGLTALMWAAGYDKVETVRLLLSRGARPELRDNRGLTAREIADQAGAKTVAGLLSAQH; via the coding sequence ATGAACGGACGCACTGGATGGCGCGCGGGGCTTGCCGCTGCGTTGCTATGTGGCATGGGCGTGCTGTGCCTGCCGGCCAAGGCCGACGACGACATCAGCCTCAATGCCCGCCTGCTTGCCGCCGCCCGGGCCGGCGACACGGCGGCGGTGCGCGCATCGCTGCAGCAAGGCGCGGCGGTGAATGCACGCAACCGCATCGGCGATACGCCGTTGCTCACCGCGGCCAAGCGCGGGCTGACCGACATGGCGCGCACGCTGGTCGAGCATGGCGCCGACGTCAGCCAGGCCAACGTCCAGGGCGTGACGCCGCTGATGGCCGCGGCCTTCGGCGGCTTTGAGGAGATCGTGGCGATGCTGCTGGCGCGCCATGCGGAGCTGGCCGCCACGGATCGCGTCGACAAGACCGCCATGATCTACGCGGCCGGCGAGGGCCATGCCGGCGTGGTGCGGCAACTGCTGGACGCCGGCGTGGACGTCAACACCCTGTACGCGAATGGGCTCACCGCGCTGATGTGGGCGGCCGGCTACGACAAGGTCGAGACGGTGCGCCTGCTGCTGTCCAGAGGCGCCCGGCCCGAGCTGCGCGACAACCGCGGGCTGACCGCGCGGGAGATTGCCGATCAGGCTGGCGCGAAGACGGTCGCCGGCTTGCTGAGCGCGCAGCACTGA
- a CDS encoding c-type cytochrome — protein sequence MLCVLLACAAGTACADPEAGRRKAESCVACHGPMGNSGNPLYPVLAGQTARYIYLELKDFKEGRRSDPMMTPTAAPLSREDMLDLGEYFAAQKPIASQFKADGRKVEAGRKKAEEVLCTMCHLGGFAGQNEIPRVAGQQYAYIVKQLEDFRARKRTNDAGSMTSVARGLSDADIQNLASYMANLQ from the coding sequence TTGCTATGCGTGCTGCTGGCATGCGCGGCCGGCACGGCGTGCGCCGATCCCGAAGCCGGCAGGCGCAAGGCGGAATCCTGCGTGGCTTGCCACGGCCCGATGGGCAACTCCGGCAATCCACTCTATCCGGTACTGGCCGGCCAGACCGCGCGCTACATCTACCTGGAGCTGAAGGACTTCAAGGAAGGCCGGCGCAGCGACCCGATGATGACGCCGACGGCCGCGCCGCTGTCGCGCGAGGACATGCTCGACCTGGGCGAATATTTTGCCGCGCAGAAACCTATTGCCTCTCAGTTCAAGGCCGATGGGCGAAAAGTGGAAGCCGGCAGGAAGAAGGCCGAGGAAGTGCTCTGCACCATGTGCCATCTTGGCGGCTTTGCCGGGCAGAATGAAATTCCCCGCGTGGCGGGGCAGCAGTACGCCTATATCGTCAAGCAGCTGGAAGACTTCCGCGCGCGCAAGCGGACTAATGATGCGGGGAGCATGACCAGCGTGGCGCGCGGGTTGTCGGATGCGGATATTCAGAATCTTGCGAGTTATATGGCTAATTTGCAGTAG
- a CDS encoding pyrroloquinoline quinone-dependent dehydrogenase produces MPAAFGADESQGGATTPGAAMTRPLPPVTQAQLDAAGNNANDWVHSNGSYVQTRYYPGSQINTKNVAKLKPAFLFQTAVLESMETAPIVINGVMFLTTSYNHVYAIDAVTGKEFWHYKHKMGPITTFCCGPNNRGVAVAGDRLFMGTLDAKLVALDAKTGKLLWETQIANPELGYSETMAPVVVDDKILIGTNGGEYGIRGFLKAYSATDGKLLWTFYTIPEKGHEGVWATKDATGRDMKRDIAAEKKQLADKGGDFYKALGGGVWMPPAIDRKNKMAIFVVGNPSPDLYGAIRPGDNLYTDSMVAVDLDTGAYKWHSQYIAHDVWDLDAASPPILVDVRDKNGQMIPGVIHGGKTGHVYVHDRRDGRLIRFSQAMIPQEDMWTLPTAAGARMLPGANGGVEWSPMAFSPKTRMAYAANLHQPMTYQVEASPYPGGKLWLGGAFKTIPAEAQWGKLSAVNIDTGKVVWDYKTDQPLIGGVLATAGGLVFNGEGNGLFRAFDAATGKKLWEYQCGAGVNAPAVSYMVGGKQYIAVAAGGNTQLDFKRGNSVLVFAVQ; encoded by the coding sequence ATGCCCGCAGCCTTCGGCGCGGACGAGAGCCAGGGCGGCGCGACCACCCCGGGCGCGGCCATGACCCGGCCCCTGCCGCCGGTGACACAGGCACAGCTCGACGCGGCCGGCAACAACGCGAACGACTGGGTGCATTCCAATGGCTCCTACGTGCAGACGCGCTACTACCCGGGCAGCCAGATCAACACCAAGAATGTGGCAAAGCTGAAACCAGCGTTCCTGTTCCAGACCGCCGTGCTCGAGTCCATGGAGACCGCACCGATCGTCATCAACGGCGTGATGTTCCTGACCACGTCCTATAACCACGTCTATGCGATCGATGCCGTGACCGGCAAGGAGTTCTGGCACTACAAGCACAAGATGGGGCCGATCACGACCTTCTGCTGCGGCCCCAACAACCGCGGGGTAGCCGTCGCCGGCGACCGCCTCTTCATGGGCACGCTCGACGCCAAGCTGGTCGCGCTGGACGCCAAGACCGGCAAGCTGCTCTGGGAAACCCAGATCGCGAACCCGGAACTGGGCTACTCGGAAACCATGGCGCCGGTGGTCGTGGACGACAAGATCCTGATCGGCACCAACGGCGGCGAGTACGGCATCCGTGGCTTCCTCAAGGCGTATAGCGCCACCGACGGCAAGCTGCTGTGGACCTTCTACACCATCCCCGAAAAAGGCCATGAAGGCGTGTGGGCCACCAAGGACGCGACCGGGCGCGACATGAAGCGCGACATCGCGGCCGAGAAGAAGCAGCTCGCGGACAAGGGCGGGGACTTCTACAAGGCGCTCGGTGGCGGCGTGTGGATGCCGCCGGCGATCGACCGCAAGAACAAGATGGCGATCTTCGTGGTGGGCAATCCTTCGCCCGACCTGTATGGCGCCATCCGCCCCGGCGACAACCTCTATACCGATTCGATGGTCGCGGTGGACCTGGATACCGGCGCCTACAAATGGCACTCGCAGTACATCGCCCATGACGTGTGGGACCTGGATGCCGCCAGCCCGCCGATCCTGGTCGACGTGCGCGACAAGAACGGCCAGATGATTCCCGGCGTGATCCACGGCGGCAAGACGGGCCACGTCTATGTGCATGACCGCCGCGACGGCCGCCTGATCCGCTTCTCGCAAGCCATGATCCCGCAGGAAGACATGTGGACCCTGCCCACGGCCGCCGGCGCGCGCATGCTGCCGGGCGCCAACGGCGGCGTGGAATGGTCGCCGATGGCCTTCAGCCCGAAGACGCGGATGGCCTATGCCGCCAACCTGCACCAGCCCATGACGTACCAGGTGGAAGCCTCTCCCTACCCGGGCGGCAAGCTCTGGCTTGGCGGCGCCTTCAAGACCATCCCGGCCGAGGCGCAGTGGGGCAAGCTCTCCGCGGTGAACATCGATACCGGCAAGGTGGTGTGGGACTACAAGACCGACCAGCCGCTGATCGGCGGCGTGCTCGCCACGGCGGGCGGCCTGGTCTTCAACGGTGAAGGCAACGGCCTGTTCCGCGCCTTCGACGCTGCCACCGGCAAGAAGCTGTGGGAGTACCAGTGCGGCGCGGGCGTGAATGCGCCGGCGGTGTCCTACATGGTCGGCGGCAAGCAGTACATCGCGGTGGCGGCCGGCGGCAACACGCAACTGGACTTCAAGCGCGGCAACAGCGTGCTGGTGTTCGCGGTGCAATAG